The sequence GAGGGGCTGCAAAATGTTCTTGATAGGGGGGCGAACGGGTAAAGGCATTTGGAGACTTTAGCGGCGGAGAACGGCGGCGATGGAGAGGAGGAAAGGAAGAAGAGGCGGCtgaaaagaggaaaagaaggaGGCTTAGATTTGGAGAGGAAGAAGCATCGAGTAACAGTGGTCTTCAGAGCCATTGCATTGGCAGAAGAAGAGTGGCAGATGTGGAAGAAGCAGCTACTGTGTGTAGTTGTGGGTGTATTTCAATGGAGGGAAACATCTAGAAACAATTCGATCATGGATACTTAAAGTCAATAATATGAGTATGGTTTGGGTAACACAATGAATTATGTCTTGGGCCTGTTCTGCTCGACCCACAATGAGGTTGCGGCCCAAAGCTTTGAAGTAATTTCGTTCGCTTTTATAATTAGGTTGCAATTCCCCCGCAAAACCCCAACCCCAGGAGCGCTGATTTTGGCATTCAATTGAAGGTATTCAGCAATGGATTCCGCTTTGAACTCCGGGAGTTGGAATGATTTTATGGCGTTTTTGTTCTGTTTCTTCCTCTGCTTACAGATCTGAATTTGAAGGACTTCTGACGGAAATTTGTATTTCAGCCAAAGCAGAGAGGATTTGACGTGTACAATGGCGGAGTTAAGCTTGGGCATCCTCATAGATATTGTGGACGAGGAATGGATGAGAGACACTCTGCCCGATGATGGTAATTTCTCCATTTCTCCTCATTTGAGgctttgttattcttttttattggaaGTGATTTTGGATTACTTGGATTTTGGTTTGGTATTTGCAGATCTTCCTTTGCCGCCTGTACTTGCTTCCAGAACTGAGGACGCCGAGGACTCTAGTATGTTTCTTACGAATAATTCTCCGCTTAGTTGCGATGGTTTCTATCTGAATGGAAGGTTGAAATTGATGGAAAATAATGAATTCGGTGTTGCATGTAGTTTTCAAAGTACTTTCTGCCACCAGCATTTCAGTAATTTGTTGATAAGAAACATGGATAAAGTAtgtcattaataaaaattgataccttttgtttgtttgagtATGTTTATAGCCACATGTACCTTAGATCATAATGCAAATGATTGCATCTAAGAAAATGGATGAAGCCTTTGCCATATCGTCAAATTCAGAGCTCTTAACTTTTGTTCAGTAACTCATCTACACTCTAATCTGGATAATATTATTGCATTCTTGGATCTTAAGTACCAATGATGATACTATTGAATGCATATCACATCTTGTAAGTAACACTTATACCAATGCTTGCTCATAATCCTTGTTTGTGTCTGTTATTTGCTCTTTCTGCTTCTGATACTAGGAATCTTTTTTCCTAGCTTATTCTTGGTAATGCCGATTAAATTCTGAATACAGTGAGGGTTATGAGGTAATAGAGATAACTCTGGATTAAAATGCGAGTCTTGGAAAGCGATTCAGTGCtccatataaatttcatttttgccTTGGAAAAATTTGAACGAAGATTGGTTTCTTCACATCTTTGAATCTCGAGATGAAACAGCTCTTAATCAAAGGGGTTTTGAAAGCGGTGCTACATCTATGTCAGCGGCAGTCAAGTTTCTTACATGCCATGTTTTTAGCATGCAGTTCTCAGGTTTTCTGTCCTTTTGTCACCTTTGCTTGCTGCCCGTCATCGACATTTTTTGTTTGCAGACCAGGAACCTCAACCAGTCGAGGCTGATACTTGGCATGATCTTGCATTGGGTAACCAATGAGATGTCCCCAGTAAGCAGGGAAGGTTCACTTCAGCAATCCTTATATGATTAATGCCCTTTNNNNNNNNNNNNNNNNNNNNNNNNNNNNNNNNNNNNNNNNNNNNNNNNNNNNNNNNNNNNNNNNNNNNNNNNNNNNNNNNNNNNNNNNNNNNNNNNNNNNNNNNNNNNNNNNNNNNNNNNNNNNNNNNNNNNNNNNNNNNNNNNNNNNNNNNGACATTGAGATAATTGCCACATTTTTTGTATCCACTATATATGGCACATGCATATTTGAGACTTGAGAGCATGTCTTACAATCCAACTGCCTTAATAGTTTGTCATGAGGTGTTAAGGAGTTTCTCTACATGGTACCTACCTCCTGAACTGGTGGGGGAGAAAACTGCATGGTTAATGACATTGGCATTGATCTATTACAATCGAAAATGAGAACCAGCCCAGTTCTTGAAATTAGTAGAATCACAGTTCATTAGCAACTGctggaaaacaaacattgcagTCTTATTGCAAGAACCCAACTCAAACAATACTAGTCGTTGGCACATGCAGGCACCCAGTATATAAAAGGAATTGTGGTGTGAGACGaagtggaaaaaaattatgaaaaatatatcaattgtGGTTTGAGCCGtgacaaagaaagaaatctgTGAGAGAAATAAATGGGAATGAgatgaatgataaaaaaataaattatatatgttttttaaagatatataagtgtggggggagggggggaaCTTTGATAAGTAAGGTGGGAGAAATGTGTGGgagaaaatattgtaattgtgaaattattaaaagacgtcaaaattactattgtgacaatattttaaagagaagatgttaatttaaagatttacatatgcaaaaaattatataataaaaaattttattttataatagtatagatacaGATCAATTTTGATTGTGAGTCTAAAACCAACCAACTATTCGGGTATCACTCGATTAGACAAAGAGGTTGTTGAGGAATGAAAGGTTGATTAGAATCTTCCGTGTTCAAAATGTTTGGCGGGCTTGACTGATGTCCCATGCTACAGTTCTTCAAACAGAATACAATCCAAAATTCCCCTCTTTTACTCCATGTTATAGACTCTCATAAGTTTGTGtctaaagaacaaataaacgtcatttcaaaataaataaataaatgaattgatCATTTTAAATACAGGATGCACCAAACATCAAATGATATATCCGTAGACGATAACCCATAGCATCCCTCAGAAAATTTCATACGTACGATGCAACAATTTGAGAATCATAATCATCAGTAGGATGAGACACCACCATGGATTCTATCATACAGGAAAGTGATTTTTCCAAACAGCACAAGAATGATACACTTGCTTGGTCGGATTACATATCGCAAGGCATCTGCTCgagataaagaaatttattccCATGAAATCTACTTTTTATATTCAGCCCAAGTATAATACCAAAAGGCTACAAGCCAACAACAGGAAGTTGAGGTCAGAAAAAAAGACTAtctaagaaaatttagaagATCGACTATCAAGCCGCATCATTGAGTCACCTACCTAAGCTCTGAACATTTCAAATTGTAGCATAAAGAGTATATCGAAGTATAGAAAACAAATTCATCCTTGATAGGCCTCCGAGGTGCTGATGGAAGAGGTGTCAGCAGAGTTCTCGGAGATTTGCATGGGCGATCCACTAATGTGAGGAATGTATGAATAAGCAACCAATGAAGCCCCCACTGCAAGAGACAGCCCCATTAAGCTCCACATCCACCTCCGCCgacttcttttcctttcttgctGCCTACGTGCAACCTCTGCAGGATAGACCCAAGTAAACTAAGTGCCATAATACAGAAGACTGCTTATACATTTGACATTGCAATGCACCGCTTGTGAGTTCATGATGCAAACTGAATTTCAACCTCATCTATATTGTTCAAGGAAGAAACCTTGTAAACACATTTACAAGGCAAGATGACTATGTAAGTACAAAATGATTTGCAAGTGCGTTAACAATAAATAGAAGTGGATGTTATAACAATTGTTAAATCTTAAATCACCAAGCTTGAGCTTTACCACAATTCCTCCCCATTATGTCATGAAGTTATATGCAGTGGTATTCAAAGATAGATATAacagaaaatttcaaagattaGATAATGACAGTCAGAAATATAAcagcttttcttcttttgggtGTTGGAAAACTACTGACCAAACTGAATTGCAAATCTGACCACTTCTCTTGACAAAAGACCCCATTGGTCTTCATCCTTATGTTAATTAACATTGATTCTTTAGTACTCTGTTGTGCCCACCACATTAGACAAGATGCATATGTAAGacaaacatttttttcttgttcagaTCCTAGCCCCACCTCTGAGtgaaactgaaaaattaatacaaaacgTACAAGATCCCGTTCCCTCTTAAAACTTTTATGTCGGTTCCCTTCTCAAAACACAACCACGAtaatgcataaaaaattttggcaGCTGCGGATGTTAACCTGATGACACActcgcacacacaccccaatTAGTTTGTAATGTGTAACAACTATAGGGATTGCGCCGCAACTTATGGGACATAAAGATTGATTTTCTATCCCAtcattgttatttatattggGGACATGACGAGTGTTAAGACGCTGTAACTTTTCTTTCCATCTTGGAGTTGAACAGTAGTAGAACTGGAAACTTCAATAGGCCTCATCAAGAAAGCAATCCATGTGGTACTAAGCTAAATATAAGGAAGGTCTAAAGTTATTTTGGAGCATTTGAGAGGCCATGATCGCAACATTTCCAAATCAACTTAATGAACAGAGACTATACCAGCAAAACTTTAGTTCGTGTAGATGCCAAGTGGAAATGTATGAGGTGCTTTTCTTACAGGAGAGATATTAAGGATATCGATGCTAAGATCAGAAAAGTAGCTGAATTCAGAAACATACCGACAAGCTTCCTCTGGGACAATTCATGATTAACAGTCTCATAGTACTGCAGTCTATCACGCAACCGCAATATCTCCTGGTCCTTTGCTTCAATGATTGCAGAAGCAGCTTTTTCAGCTTCAGCACGTGCTTGGCCTCTTCCAATTGCTTCAGCAACAAATCTAGCAACAACAACTTCTTGGGAAATTTGGTCTATTGAGCTGTTCTCCAGCTGCGTGCTATCTCTAGCAGCTGGAGGTGCAGGAAATGTTAAACCAACCTCAGACATAAGGCTGCTAATCCTCTCCCACTGACTGCGCATCAGAATAAGAGTTTCCTCGGCAGTCTTTCTCCTTTCGATCTCCTCAACAAGACTGAGCCTTGTGGCATGCAATTCTGATTCAATTTTAGAATCATACATAGATGTATTGGAGATGGACCCATCAGAGGAGAATTCTGTGAATAAAGCCAGTTGTGCCATTAGCGGTTTaacaattttgaatatatCAAAGACAGGGAACATACAATCTTACAATCCATATTACACTGTAATCATAATATAGAGACAAAAGTTATCAAGTTTAGCAGTATGGCATGTTGTTCCAGCATAAAGGTGGATACTAGACACGAACTCAAATCCTAGAAAACGGGATGAGTCAAGGCTAGCTACCCCGCATTTTATTCTTCATATTGCTTTCTGTCTAACAAAATGGTAAGCTAAATGACAAAACTTCTAGAAAATAAGTGTCTCAAATTAGCTAATTTGCAACTATGAGTTGAAGAATATGTCCCCAACATCTAGATTCAGAATGTGATTCATCCGCTACAAGCTGTAGACAAATTTCGAATTCAACAATTTGGATTTCTTGCTACTCACGTCGACAATAAGATCTAGAATCTCAGCTCAGCTCAATGGAACAAAAACACACAGCACActcagttaaaaaaaaaaaaaagaagaagaagaagaagaagaaaaagttcAGGTTACCATCAATTGCGTCGAAGAATTCCCCTTGAGCAGAAACAAAACTCTGGCTCTCGATTTGATTTCTACTCAAATCACATGCCTCCAACTCACTTCCCTCGCTCACAGCCTCACTCCTCGGATCAAAAACCCCCTCATCTTCTTCTCCAACCAAGTCCTCTTTCACAAAATTCTCCCCCACCTCCTCCAACGTCAAACCACCGTTCTCCTCGGAGGGCAACTCCGAAACTCCAACTTTCCTCTCAATTCCTCCGCGGCGGCGCTTATGTTTGACTAAATAGGGAGAAGGTGACAGAGGCTCCGGCGGAGAACACTCGGGTATGGGAGCCTGCTCCGGAGTGGCATACAGAACCGGCGATATATACAAGTGCCTCGGTCCCCCATTTCTTGAGGAAGGCTTCTTGAGGGAGTCAGGTTCGAGCAGATTTTGGAAGGCAATAGGGGCGAAGGTGGGCATGGCTTCCTCAGAAATTCTTGGCGATTGGCATCTGGGGTTTCGCCGCCAtagaaagaggaagaggaagaggaaggcGGTGAAGGAAGGTGAAGAGGTTTTAGAGAGGGAAGAATGGAAAGCAACAACACACAGAAAAGGTAGATACGTTTCTAGAGACACGTGCACATATTTAACCTCTA comes from Sesamum indicum cultivar Zhongzhi No. 13 linkage group LG10, S_indicum_v1.0, whole genome shotgun sequence and encodes:
- the LOC105172478 gene encoding uncharacterized protein LOC105172478, whose amino-acid sequence is MPTFAPIAFQNLLEPDSLKKPSSRNGGPRHLYISPVLYATPEQAPIPECSPPEPLSPSPYLVKHKRRRGGIERKVGVSELPSEENGGLTLEEVGENFVKEDLVGEEDEGVFDPRSEAVSEGSELEACDLSRNQIESQSFVSAQGEFFDAIDEFSSDGSISNTSMYDSKIESELHATRLSLVEEIERRKTAEETLILMRSQWERISSLMSEVGLTFPAPPAARDSTQLENSSIDQISQEVVVARFVAEAIGRGQARAEAEKAASAIIEAKDQEILRLRDRLQYYETVNHELSQRKLVEVARRQQERKRSRRRWMWSLMGLSLAVGASLVAYSYIPHISGSPMQISENSADTSSISTSEAYQG
- the LOC105172477 gene encoding anaphase-promoting complex subunit 13, encoding MAELSLGILIDIVDEEWMRDTLPDDDLPLPPVLASRTEDAEDSNQEPQPVEADTWHDLALGNQ